A window of Mucilaginibacter robiniae genomic DNA:
AATACACGTTAAACCATTAAGTCATATTTGCATCTACTTAAATATATAAATACACAATTCTATGAAAAAGATCATTTTGTTAATTACGCTGATTAGTTCAGTGATACTGGCCAGCAGCAATTATACACTTGCACAACACAGAAGAATGAGCGGCCAAGCTAAAGGTGCTTTAATTGGCGGTGCTGGTGGTGCCATTGCTGGCGGTTTAATTGGCCACGGTGTTAAAGGTGCTTTAATTGGTGGTGCTATTGGTGCCGGTGGTGGTTACATTATTGGTAACGAACATCGCAGAAACGTACATAAAAGACATGCTGCTTATTACCGTGCACATCATACTTATTACAGCCGTCGCCGTCATTAATAATAAATTTAATATTCCTGTTATCTAAAGTTTGTATAAAGCCTGTATTTCACAATACGGGCTTTATTGTTTTATATTAAGTTATAATCTAACGCTTCTTTAAACTTAACTCTTGCCTCGTTGTTGCTTTCGTAAAGCACGTTATGGCTGAGATACAAATTACCAATTGTGAAACTTTGTCTGATCGGAAATTTCCACTTAAATATTATACCTTCCAGAAACCGGATACCAAAGGGGCAATGCACCCTCAGGAAAATGAAGTTTACTTCCGCCCTGATGCAGTAGCTGTATTATTGTACAATGCTGAACTAAAAACTTTTCTATTCACCCGCCAATTCAGATTACCTACTTACCTAAACGGCAACGATGAAGGCTACCTTGTTGAAACCTGCGCAGGCTTGATTGATGAAGGAGAAACACCCGACCAAGCTGCTATACGCGAAGTTAATGAAGAGCTGGGTTATAAAATAGCTGACCTGAACAAAGTGGGTGCAGTATATACATCGGGTGGCGGTATTACTGAGTATATACATCTATTTATAGCTCCTTACAATGATACCATGAAGCAGGGTGAAGGCGGCGGCGCAAAAGGCGAAGGAGAAGATATAACCATACTCGAGATAGGTTTTGATGAAGCTTACGAAAAGTTAAAACAAGGTGCCGTTAATGATGCAAAAACGGTAATAGTACTACAACATTACTTTTTATATTATAAATAAAAATTGTAAAACTTTTGTAATATTTTTTACGTTTTATCAGCACAGTTATTTAGATTTACAAAACACCTGTAAACCAATTGTTAACTGAAGTTTGATAAACTATTTGTGCGCTGGATTAACTATAGCCTTTTAAGCAAAGGTCTTTTTTTTATCTTTCTCTTAGGCTTAGTTCCTGTAAGTTTACAGGCTCAGGATGCTGATTCCAACTACTCCGGAGCAGGCTATCCGACTATACGCAGAGATAGCGTACCACAAAAAGATTTGATTGACGTATTTAAAACGTTCTTTATGCCGGGTTATAGCACAAGGCCGGCTCAAATCAGCAACGACAAAATTTATTTTTCCTTTTTACCTGCAGCCAGTGGATCAATGGGCCCTGGGCAAGCGTTTGTAACTTCAACTACTGCTGGCTTTTACTTAGGCGATCCTGACAACACGAAATTATCCAGCATTTCCTTTACGCCGTATTTTAACTTTAGAGGCCGGTATGGCCTGCCTTTTCGGTCTAACATCTGGTTTGCTAATAATAAATGGTTACTTACGGGCGACACCCGCTTGATGGTTTATCCGCAAGATACCTGGGGTTTAGGCGGCAACCAGCCTTCCAGTAACCGTACGCGTATAGATTATAAATACTTGCGCTTTTATCAAGGTTTTTTACGCCGTATTAAACCTTACTTCTTTGCAGGGGTAGGTTATGCCATGGATTATCATTTTGGTGTTTCTGCCGATTTGGAAAATACAGGTTTACCTAAATCACAATTCAACAAATTGGATGCAGCCTTAGATGACCGGTCATTTTCATCAGGCCCCAACCTTAATTTATTATACGATACCCGCAACAACTCCATCAACCCTATGCCGGGTTGCTATGCTAATTTAATTTACCGCATGAGTTCGACGGTATTTGGGGGCAATAACCTATGGCAATCCGTTTATCTGGATATGCGCAAGTATGTAGCCTTAAGCCACAATACCGCACAAAAGCAAAATACATTAGCCTTCTGGACTTATTACTGGACTACACTAAATAAAGGTACACCCTACTTAAGCTTACCCAGTATAGGTTGGGATGTATTTAACCGTTCAGGCCGGGGTATTGAACAAAATAGGTATCGTGGACAAGGCTTGATTTATGCCGAAGCCGAATACCGTAGAGGAATTACCAACAACGGCCTACTCGGCTTTGTGGTATTTGCCAATGCTACTTCTGTTACCGAGCCTGATACCCGTCAGTTTAGCTATATCCATCCAGCGGGTGGCGCTGGTTTGCGTATCAAGTTCAATAAAAAATCAAACACCAACATTGCACTTGATTATGGCTTTAGCAGCGGTTACCGTACCTTCCGTTTAGCTTTAGGCGAAGCTTTTTAAATATTGCTATTTACAATTGCTTAAATCTGCTATATCCTCCTCTACCTAATACTTTTCACTTGTTCAGACCAATCCTTAACTAAACTCTTCTGCTGTTTAAATAGCCTTGTATTCCTTTGTTTCCTGTGTCTATATAGTTACATTGATAAATCTATAATATTTAAATAACCATGTCGGTCCTTTTAAATACCAGCCATTTTCCATGTATATAGGAAGAAAACATGAAACAGACTTATTGTGCAGAACTACTAATCACACCTTGTACTTACTTATCATCAAACCTAACTCGATATCTGTAGAGTTTACTACTAAGCTTAAGCAACAAAAGCTGCCATTTTATGGCAGCTTTTGTTAGAAAACAGTTAATTCAATAATACTATTGAACAGATCCTGGAGTTAAGCCTGCTTTGAAGCCGGCATAGGCTGGCTTTTTAACATAATTAGCATCAAATAGCAGAGGCGCATCAGGAGATGCCTTGGTGTTAAGCCAACTATCGGTATCTGAAACGCCCCAAACAGTTACGCCATAACGTTGTGAGGCCGGAACATTAGTGATATAAGAATTAATAGCATATTTTATCATAGCTGCCTGGTAAGATAATAAGGTAGCTGTAGGCACAAACGGGCTGGTTTTAGCACCATTAATTACAACATCCAATTCTGAAACCCTGATTTTTAAACCAGTTGAAGCCAGCTTTTTGAACATATAATCAATGTTGTTTAAGTTTTGGCCTAAAGTAATGTGCATTTGCGTACCAATACCATCAATAGTTGCACCATATTTATTTAAAGCTGTAACCATAGCTACCAGAGAATCTGTTTTTACAGTAGCATATTCCAAGTTATAATCGTTAATAAATAAAATATCATTCGGTGCTGCTGCTCTAGCTGCTTTGAATGCTTTTGTGATATAGCTGTCCTGATATTTATTGCCTAAGTATTGCGCATACAAAAACTGAGTAGCAGAAGCTGTAAAGTTAGTATTAGTACGAACCTGACCATTATCCAGCAATGGCTCATTTACTACATCCCAAGCTTTAATGTTAGGATAGCGTTGCAATGTTGTAGTAATGTACTTAGTCATTTCAGGCTGAATTACAGCTGCAATCTGAGCAGTAGTAGGTTGTGTTGCACCTGTTGCCGACATACCCTGACTAGGATCTTGAATAATTATATTATCAATAGTGTAATTGCCAGAAGAAGGAAAATTTAAGCGGATGCTTGGTGCAGCATCTGATACTCCGGTAAAAGTAGCCGTATAAGTAGCAAATGAAGTTGATGTAGGGCTTATAACTTGTTGTGAATAGTAACCAGTAGTTGTATTCTGCAAAACAATATTAACCTTCCCACTGGTGTTGGTAGTTTTAATATCAACGGTAACAGTAAGGTTGTGACCTGCAGTTACAGCAAAAGTTGGCCCTATTGATTGTACATCATAAGCATTAGCTCCTGCTGTAGCTACGTTAACCTGTAAAGCCCGATTAGAGTTGTTACCTGAAACTGCTGTGTATGTAGCTGACGATGAATTGCCTGCCAGATTACTCCAACCCGTAAAGTTATTGCCGCTACCAGTTTCAAAATCACCATTTAAATTAGCCAGTAAATTAGGAGCAGGTGTTCCGCCTTTTCCCGGAATTACAAGCGCACTAATCAAGCTGTTTAAGTAAGTAACATTTTGTTGCGAGTACCACACTAGGTTATGGCCAAACACACTTAAGCCATTATCAGTACAGATTTTGTACAAAGCGTCGGCTGTAGCGTAATTATAAGTTCCATCATTTTGTACTACCGAGCCTTCTTTTAGTTCATTACCAAAAGTTACGTTGTTACACTCCCTTTTTACTGTAGCCAAATATGCTGGTATAGTTGACATAGGAGTATAAGTTACAGCCATACCCATATTAGGAAAAGCTGATGCCGTAAGTGCTTTTAAAGTACCGCTGGTATCAGTATAATTACCAGTACTTAGGCTATTAAAATCAGCATTCTTTTTACAGGAAGTACTTAACATAGCCGTAGTAGCCAGTAAAGCTAATCCTGCGTTTTGTAAATATCTTTTCATCTTTTATTTAATTTTCATTTCAGGCTACGCTGTAATATTAGCATAGCCTGTATAGGTTAATATATAAAATTAAAAGCCAGGGTTTTGCGGAAATTTTGGCCCTATAGTAACTAAGTCAATTTCAGTTTGAGGTATTGGGCGCAACACTTCAAAGTCTTGAACATTGTTAGCAGCTTCAGTATTATATAGTTTTACGCGGCGCACTAATGATTGGGTACGTACTAAATCCCACCATCTTAATGATTCACCATACAATTCACGGCTACGCTCATCCAGAATGAAATCAATAGTAACTTGTGCTGGTGTAATCTGCATATTAGTAACTGCATTAGACGGAGCAGCAGGAGCACCTGCAGGACGAGCAGCCGCACGTGTTCTTAACACATTTATCATGGCAGCCGCAGTAGCATTATCTCCCATTTTGAAAGCTGCTTCAGCAGCAATCAAATACACCTCAGAAAAACGGAACAGCACATTAGGACGCTGTGAAGCATCATTTACGTTAGGACGATTAGGGTCATCAAACTTTTTAATTGACGGAAAGAATGATGTTGTAAAAGGGTTAGCATTAGTGCCTTGAGCAGCAGTAGCCAGACTAGGGCGCATAAAGATAACACCTTTAAATGCGGCACGCTTGGTTGCACCCGGATCATAAGGAGGCATCCATATAGCCGTATCGGTACCTACAGTAAGTGTGCCTCGTGGTGTAGTTACACCAGTATTATTAGCAATCCATGTAGTTTGGAAAGTATTCCAGTATCGAAAATCGTTGGTTTTATCTGCAAAAGCTATATTATCAACATATTCAAAGTTAGGACGACAACGGAAGAATGGACGGCCATTAGTCAAATCACGTGTCATAACAGGAGACCCGTTAGCACTTGACGGATAACTTGCGTTTACAGTTGGATAGTTAGGTCGGAAAAACCATGCCCATCCGTTTACCTTACCGCTTGATGGAGAAGCTGAATAATCACCATATTTTGGATCAGTACTATGCTCTACAGCAAATAAGTCTTCTGTATTATTTGCATCATTAGCGGGATTATAAGCATCCGCATAGTTTGCATATAAACCAATATTACCATTAGGAAAACCATAATTGGCCCTATTGTTAATTAAGCTTTGTGCAGTTGTTAAAGCATTCTGAAAATCATTGGGCTGTGCAGCACTTGACCAACCACGAGTTAAATACACCTTAGACAACAAATATAATGCAGTAGCCTTTGTAGCAGCATGTCCACTAAAAGGTGAAACTGCACCCGTTGAAGCAATAGTTTCACCCGGTCTGCTTTGCAGTTCAGTAGAAGCCTCTGTTAAATCTTTGATGATTAGAGCATATACATCAGCGATAGGCGCACGTGAATCTGAAAGTGTCGGCTCTGTAATAAATGTGGTGTGTAGTGGTACTGCACCAAAGGTTTCAACTAAATGATAGTAATAAAACGCCCGCAGAAATTTGGCTTGTGCTAAATAAGCAGTACGGGTAGGTACATCAGTAAAGGCAGTAGGCCCATATTGCAGCACACCATTCAGCGTATTAATATCTTGGTAAGCAATACTGAATAAGCCGTATAAAGCATTATAAACGTCAGTATAATTGCGTACATAATTATTGTAAGTGGCGAAAGCATTACCTCCTGTACTTGAACCACCGGCTACAATATTTTCATCAACACCGAACTGGCAATAATAAAGAAAACCTTCAGTACCCCACAAGTTACGTAAATCAGAATAAACACCTGTAATACCACCTAATACGCCACCTGATGTTGTAAAAAACTGAGGAGTTATGTTGGCCTTAGGGCTTTGTTCGAGTAGTTTTTTACAGCTAGATACACTTAATGTACCCAAAGCAGTAAGTAAAATCGCTATTTTTTTATATGATTTCATGTCTTTTATTTTATACTGTTAAAATCTTGCATTTACACCGATTGACCAGGTACGTGCTGTTGGATTAGCTAAACCAACAGTAATAGCACGGCCTAAAGCATTAGAGCTAAAGCCTGATGCACCTGCCAATTGGTTACCATAACCGTTACCTTCGGGATCGATGCCTAAGCCACTTTTAACCAGTGGAGAATAAATAATAAATGGATTATTTACAGTTGCGTAAACTCTTAATGAGCTCAGACCTGCATGTTTAAGTACTGTACCCGGGATGGTGTAACCTAAATTGATACTACGCATTTTGATAAATGAACCATTACGGTATTGCAACGTACTGCCGTTAATTGGCGTACCACCATCAGGCTGTGGAAAATCGTTGGTTGGATTAGTTGGAGTCCAATAATTAGTTTTAATCTGGTTTACACGACCTACGTCAAAAAATGGAAAACCTGAACCACCTGAATCACCGGTAAGGTAAGTTACCGCTACTTTTTGACCAATACGGGCAAAAGTTACAAACGACAAATCAACACCTTTGTAGCTAAAACGGTTAGTTAAGCCTGCTGTAAACTTTGGTTGATAACTTCCCAGTATCTGGCGGTCATTATTATCAATCTTATTGTCGTGGTTCACATCCTCTATTTTGATTTGCCCCGGGCGTGCGCCATATACAGCAGCTTGTCCTGCTTCACTTTGTTGCCAGATGCCAATCTTTTTGTAATCATAAATTACGTTGAAAGGTTGACCTACAAACCAGCCATTGTTAATGTCTGATAGCAAATTGTCATGTAAAGCAGTAATAGAGTTACGTTGAAAAGCAATATTGAAGTCGGTGGTCCAGTTTAAGCCAGTTTTGCTTCTCAGGTTAACTGAACTTAAGCTAATTTCCAGGCCATTACCTTTTGAATTACCGGCATTAACCGTAGTATTACCGGCACCATTACTGGCTGGCAGTGATTCTACCTGCAAAATATCATAAGTTTTTTGGCTGTAAACATCAATGCTACCGGTGATACGACTATTTAGTACGCCAAAATCAATACCGATATTAATATTGTTGGTATGCTCAAATTTCAAGTTAGGGTTAGGTAAACTGTTTACCAGGTAACCAGTTTGGCCATTAGCACCGAAGTTATAGGCGTTTGAACCTAAAGTACCTAGAATTTGGTAAGGGTTGATATTCTGGTCAGCAGTAACACCATAACCAGCTCTTAACTTTAAGGTATTAATCCAGGTTAAACCTTTCATAAAGTCTTCACGGTCAATATTCCAGCCTAGGGCAAATGCAGGATAAGTAAAATACTGATGGCCTGAGCCCAGCACTGATGAACCATCACGACGTACAGTAGCTGTTAACAAATATTTATCATTAAAGCCGTAAAACAAACGTGCCATGTAAGAAATCAAACCTCTTTCAGAGTAGCTGAATGCACTGTTTGTAACAGATACCGTATTCGCATAAAACAGGTTATAGCTTTGCAGATAATCAGCTGCCAAACCAGTGCCGGTTATACCTGAACCCTGGTTATGATCTTTTTCGGTACTGTATAAACCAGTAAAGGTAATATGATGCTTTTGCGAAAATACTTTATCATAAGTGATTATATTTTCAAGCAACCAAGTATAGTTTTCACTATTAGTTACTGATTCACCAGTTGCGGTGTTACTTGTATTAGTATTAACAACTGTACTAACCGGTGAGTATCCGTTATATTGATTTTGCCCATAGGCTAAACTGGCATTTAAACGATATTTAAAGCCATCAAAAATGTTGGCTTCACCATAAACCAAGTTATTGGTAGTTAATCTACGGTTAAGCGATTGTATGTAAGGGTTTCTTAAAGTTAACGGGTTAATGCGGTTTGGCTGGTCTACCGAACCAGTCATGGGCAGTAAGTTTATAGAACCATCAGCATTATAAGGAGAAGTAAGTGGGCTTATAGCTGCTGCATTGTATAAAATACCTGTAGTATTATTAGAATGTGTTAAAGCTTGAAAAGAAGTTACACCTACTTTGAACACTTTACTAATAGTATGATCTAAGTTAATACGCAATGAACCACGATCAAACTTGGTTGCATATTGGACGCCCTTTTCATAGTGATAACCACCACTGATAGAGAACTGCGTTTTTTCGTTACCACCTGATATATTGAGTTGGTTATCGGTTACAAAGCCTGTTCTGTAAAGCAGCTTTTGCCAGTCGGTATTGGTACCGGCAGCCAAACCTGCCTGTTCAGCAGGGGTTAATGGGTACGATGTAGATTGACTTGGGCTACCTACAATGGTTTGCTCTTTGAATGCAGCATATTCAGAAGCATTCATGAATGGATACTCACCAATAATTTTGCTAAAGCCATAATTACCACTATAGGCAACCTGAGTGCGGCCAGCTTTACCACGTTTAGTAGTAATTAATACTACACCGCCCGATGCTCTTGAGCCATAGATAGCTGAAGCTGAAGCATCTTTTAATACATCAATACTAGCAATATCATCCTGATTAATATCGTTTAAGCTACCCCCAATAAAAGGTACACCATCCACCACAAACAGTGGTCCATTGGTTTGATCGGCAGCACCTTGCGAAGTAGCAAATGAACGCTCACCGCGCAAACGGATTTGACCTTGTGAACCCGGTGTACTGCCATTACTTTGAATATCTAAACCAGCAATACGACCTTGTAACTGGTTAACTACGTTAGCTGCTGCGGGTACTTCTGCTAAATCATTACCACTAATAGAAGATACCGCACCAGTTACGTCTTTTTTACGTTGTGTACCATAACCAATTACCACTACATCATTCAGGTTACGGGCACTGGTAGACAGTCTAACTCTAAGATTATTGCTTTGTGCATTGATAGCTACCTCCTGATCAATATATCCTACATAAGACACATTCAATGCGGTTTCATTATTAGGCACATTCAAGGTAAACTGCCCGTTGATATTGGTTGAGGTAGTTAACCCACCAGACTTTAACTTTACTGTAGCGCCAATCAGGGGCTCTCCCTTCTCATCGGTTACAGTACCGCTAACGCTTCTAGATTGAGCGTACACTGATATGGAAAACATGCTGATACTGAGTAGTAAAAGCAATGCTTTCCAACATTTAAAAAGTCTAATTTTTTCCATAATTAATTAAAAGTTATTGGTTCTTAGTGGCTTGCGTAGTTATTCTATACTTTGTTCGGGGCATAGTTATCCCAGTAAGTAAAATTTGGATTACCTATAAAGAAAATTGTGTACTACCTAGATAAGTGAGATTCGGCAGTTACTGGATTGGCGTGAATGCAAAAAGTGTCGATGTTTAATCATAATTATTCCTTTATATAGTTAGCAGTTGTGTTTATTAATTGGTTAATCAAAGTCCAGTAATCCTTCTTTAGGTATCAGCACTTATCTCGCTACACCAGTAGCAATAAACTATGAATCAAAAGGACTTATAATGGTTTCTACAGGCTAAAAGTAGAAAGAAAAATTAAATTTGCAATCGATTGCAAATAATTCTTTGCAATCGATTACTTTTTTGAAAAAACAGTTTTCATGTTAAATCATCTACTTTACCGATATACTCACAATCAATTTTAAATCTTTTTAAAAATCTTATAAATTTTAATTAGCCTTATTTGAATTATAATAAAAATGCGCCTTATCACTTTTTTATTGATAGCGCAATAGCAGCATTTCACTTAAATGTTTAACCACATAATAACCAGCACATACCAACATCTTTTTTCATTATTAAAGCATTGTTTTTGTTGCTTCCTATCAATATAATGATATATTTGCAATCGATTGCAAACAAGAATTTATTTGCAGTATAAACGCCATTATAAAACCTCCTACTAAATTAAATAAGGCTGTAGCTTTTAGCATTGAGTTGCTATACCGGCTTATGGCATGATGTAAAATTATTTACCAATTACCATTATGTACACCTTTTATCTACCTAAAAAAAAGCTTCAGAATTGGCTACGAAAAACCTGCATGGCAGCATGCATGGGTTTAACAGGCTGGCAGCATGCAGCAGCACAAAAAGCTCCGCACAATTCAGATATGGGCTTAAAGGATTACTATAAGAACTACTTCCCTGTTGGGGTAGCCGTAGGTCCACGTAACCTTGCCGGGCCAGAAGCTGAGTTTATTATTAAGCAATTTAACAGCCTAACACCTGAAAATGCCATGAAGATGGGGCCTATACATCCGCAGGAAAACCAGTATTTCTGGCGTGATGCTGATTCCATAGTCAATTTTGCACAACACCATGGTTTACGTGTACGTGGTCATAACTTGTGCTGGCACGAACAAACGCCCAACTGGATTTTTAAAGACAGCTTAGGTCATCAGGTAACTAAAGCTGTTTTATTAAAGCGTTTGCATGATCATATCCAAACGGTAGTAAGCCGCTATAAAGGCAAAATATATGCTTGGGATGTGGTTAATGAAGCTATTGCTGATGACAAGACACAGTTTTTACGTAACAGTCCATGGTACCAAATCTGCGGTGAAGACTTTATTGCCAAAGCTTTTGAATATGCCCACGAAGCCGACCCTAAAGCGGTTCTCTTTTATAATGATTATAATACCGAACGTCCTGAAAAACTGGAACGCATTTACCGACTGCTTAAAAAGCTGATCGATGCTAAAGTTCCCATCAATGCGGTAGGCTTACAGGCACATTGGTCGGTTTACGAGCCATCAGCAACCGAGTTACGTAACACTATTGAAAAATTTGCCTCACTGGGCCTTAAAGTGCAAATTACAGAACTGGATGTTTCTATTTACCCTTGGGAGAAAGAACGACGTGAGCTACGCCCCGGTGAAAAAGGCGAATACACCCCTGAACTAGAGCAAAAACAAACAGCCAAATACAAAGAGGTATTTGATGTTTTCAGGCAGTATAAAAAAGATATTACCGGTGTTACTTTCTGGAACATATCCGACCGTTATACCTGGTTAGATACCTATCCGGTAGCTGGCCGCAAAAACTTCCCGTTGTTGTTTGATACTAACCTCCAACCTAAAAAGGCCTTTTATGAGGTAACTAATTTCAAAAAGTAACTTAAAACCTTTACCATGAATAAAAAATATAGTTTATGGCTTAAAGCTACAGCTATGGCACTGGTGGGCGTACTAACCAGCCACCAATATGCACTGGCTGTTGATACCGATGTTTATGTAACTTCTCAAAGCAGCGCAGGTAGTTTCCGCCTGTCGGGAGGAGGGAAATCTGCATCCCTATATCTGAACAGTACAGATTATAAAGGTGTAATCCGTGCAGCACACGATTTGCAAAAAGATATTGCTTCGGTAACTCACGCAGAGCCTTCCTTTTTCACAGATGCCGCTAAACCAGCCAAGCAAGCCGTAATTATTGGTACCATTGGTAAAAGTGTATTAATTGACCGGCTCATTCAACAACATAAGTTAAACGTAAGTGGCATTGCCGGTAAGTGGGAAACTTTCGTTCTGCAGAATGTTAGCCATCCCCTACCCGGTGTTGACCAGGCGCTGGTGATAGCCGGTAGTGACAAACGCGGTACTATTTATGGCATCTATGATTTATCGGCACAGATTGGCATATCCCCTTGGTACTGGTGGGCTGATGTACCGGTTAAGGAGCAAAAGAACTTGTACGTGCTGCCTGGCCGTCATACGCAAGGTACACCAGCCGTTAAGTATCGAGGCATATTTATCAATGATGAGGCCCCTGCTTTTTCAGGCTGGACACGTGAAAAATTTGGCGGCGTGAACCACCAAATGTATGCTCGTATGTTCGAACTCATTTTGCGCATGAAGGGTAACTACCTATGGCCTGCCATGTGGGGTAATGCCTTTAATGATGACGACCCATTAAACCGGGCTACGGCTGATGAATACGGTATTGTAATGGGCACCTCGCATCATGAACCGATGGACCGTGCCCAGCAAGAATGGAAACGTTATGGCAAAGGTGAATGGGATTACAACAAAAACGGCGAAGTACTGCGTGATTTTTGGCGAAAGGGCATCCAGAACATGGGTAATACAGAAACCATTGTTACAGTAGGTATGCGCGGCGATGGTGATATGGCCATGGAAGCGGGTACCAACATTGCACTATTGGAAAAAATAGTAGCCGATCAGCGTAAAATCATCAGTGATGTAACGGGCAAAAAGCCTGAAGCAACACCGCAAATGTGGGCTTTGTATAAAGAAGTACAAGACTACTATGATAAAGG
This region includes:
- a CDS encoding endo-1,4-beta-xylanase; translated protein: MAACMGLTGWQHAAAQKAPHNSDMGLKDYYKNYFPVGVAVGPRNLAGPEAEFIIKQFNSLTPENAMKMGPIHPQENQYFWRDADSIVNFAQHHGLRVRGHNLCWHEQTPNWIFKDSLGHQVTKAVLLKRLHDHIQTVVSRYKGKIYAWDVVNEAIADDKTQFLRNSPWYQICGEDFIAKAFEYAHEADPKAVLFYNDYNTERPEKLERIYRLLKKLIDAKVPINAVGLQAHWSVYEPSATELRNTIEKFASLGLKVQITELDVSIYPWEKERRELRPGEKGEYTPELEQKQTAKYKEVFDVFRQYKKDITGVTFWNISDRYTWLDTYPVAGRKNFPLLFDTNLQPKKAFYEVTNFKK